A window of the Lactuca sativa cultivar Salinas chromosome 5, Lsat_Salinas_v11, whole genome shotgun sequence genome harbors these coding sequences:
- the LOC128134227 gene encoding E3 ubiquitin-protein ligase MPSR1-like, with amino-acid sequence MASEPELSVSRLIERIMEMPFLSVFTTTRPESDSSCNSEHPDHESTNSLHHQGSSLDRIILINPVTQGIVMIGGGATIGFESLMNDLMRKDGQPPAHQTSIDAMTTVEIKVTDEIESLGGECVKNSSGQQFSRQWKSAPTVLYSSRL; translated from the coding sequence ATGGCTTCAGAACCAGAGTTATCAGTATCTCGTTTGATTGAGAGGATCATGGAGATGCCTTTCCTTTCAGTCTTCACAACCACCAGGCCAGAATCGGATTCAAGTTGCAATTCTGAACATCCGGATCACGAATCTACAAACAGTCTTCATCATCAGGGTTCGTCACTCGACAGGATCATCCTGATCAACCCGGTGACGCAAGGAATCGTTATGATCGGAGGTGGCGCTACTATTGGTTTCGAATCCCTGATGAACGATCTGATGAGGAAGGACGGCCAGCCACCGGCACATCAAACGTCGATCGACGCCATGACGACTGTGGAGATAAAAGTTACGGATGAAATAGAGAGTTTAGGGGGTGAGTGTGTAAAGAACAGCAGTGGGCAACAATTCAGTCGGCAATGGAAGTCAGCTCCGACCGTCCTCTATTCTTCGAGATTATGA
- the LOC128134228 gene encoding receptor-like protein kinase HERK 1, which translates to MSVPKMFEHLRIPLEAIRSATNDFAKDNCIGEGGLGKVYKGELLLFKGRTKVALKRLDRIALQRNREFWMEIMMLSQYRHENIVSFLGFCDEKDEKILVYEYASNNSLDLHLDSKDLTWVQRLSICIGAARGLEYLHDPAGSQQRKLHRDVKSANILLDENWNASIADLGLSTFHQANTNESVLSTNPVGTMGYCDPSYMETGMLTKESDVYSLGVVLFEVLCGRLCIQNNNRRGESFIHLDEINPDSLRAFATIAYQCLNSDYEKRPSMNDVVKNLEDARTYQLKKTQYRYKKSEVHKIEKSNYAKNSISVIHTKLHFSPII; encoded by the exons ATGTCTGTCCCAAAGATGTTTGAACATCTCAGAATACCACTAGAAGCTATAAGATCAGCTACCAACGACTTTGCTAAAGACAATTGCATCGGAGAAGGAGGCCTTGGAAAAGTTTATAAGGGAGAACTTCTCCTTTTCAAGGGGCGTACCAAAGTTGCTTTAAAACGTTTAGATCGTATAGCTTTACAACGAAACCGCGAGTTTTGGATGGAGATCATGATGCTTTCACAATACAGACATGAAAATATTGTCTCCTTCTTGGGGTTTTGTGACGAGAAAGACGAGAAGATCTTAGTATATGAGTATGCTTCTAACAACAGTCTCGACTTGCATCTCGATAGCAAAGATCTAACCTGGGTTCAACGCCTTTCAATATGCATCGGGGCGGCTCGCGGATTGGAGTACCTTCATGACCCTGCTGGGTCTCAACAAAGAAAATTACACAGGGATGTGAAAAGTGCCAACATCCTTTTAGATGAAAATTGGAATGCAAGTATTGCAGATCTGGGTCTATCAACATTTCATCAGGCTAATACAAACGAAAGCGTTCTTTCTACTAATCCTGTAGGCACGATGGGATATTGTGATCCAAGTTATATGGAGACAGGGATGCTAACAAAGGAGTCAGACGTTTACTCCTTGGGTGTGGTATTGTTTGAAGTTTTGTGTGGGAGGTTGTGTATCCAGAATAATAATAGACGTGGAGAATCATTTATCCACCTG GATGAAATAAACCCAGATTCTTTGAGGGCTTTTGCAACAATTGCTTATCAATGTTTGAATAGCGACTATGAAAAGCGTCCATCAATGAACGATGTCGTGAAAAATCTTGAAGATGCACGGACATATCAA TTGAAAAAAACCCAATACAGATATAAGAAATCTGAAGTTCACAAAATAGAGAAATCGAATTATGCAAAAAATTCTATTTCAGTTATTCATACAAAATTGCACTTCAGTCCGATAATCTAA
- the LOC128126435 gene encoding uncharacterized protein LOC128126435 has protein sequence MPRPATRGNPEPTPPEVDSTTFQAAVSAAVTAAMAQLHRGNNGGGNGQGSGSSNNGTNQGLTKTCTYKDFANAKPRTFNGTGGVIALKRWIEKVESVFEICECPEQMKVKFAACTFVDQALTWWNGHVEAMTLPVANSIPWAEMKEMLTAEYCPRGEIQKMEQELWNLTVQNGNIDAYISRFSELSLLCPGMITSEGKKIERFIWGLTSPIQGNVIAANPETFDSAKRLAKRLYDHNHKKGEKPVETEKKKESDGKKGWNNKRKGRQGPETSKKQQTVAVHAVTAPVPVTSHAPASAASNASRPYSGTLPSCNKCGLHHHGECREYHCTSCNRRGHTARFCRTYPSQNQSQGNNQNNNNNHRNTNNTNAGNNNAGPSHTCFGCGRTGHFR, from the coding sequence atgcctcgcccagctactcgcggaaatcccgaaccaaccccgccggaagttgactccactactttccaggcagccgtgtctgctgcagtcacagcggctatggcacaacttcaccgagggaacaacggaggaggtaacgggcaaggatccggaagttcgaacaacgggacgaaccaaggactcactaaaacgtgcacctacaaggattttgcgaacgctaaaccccgaactttcaacggtaccggaggagtgatcgccctaaagcgatggatcgagaaggtagagtcggtattcgagatatgcgagtgccccgagcagatgaaagtgaagttcgcggcctgcacttttgtggaccaagcactcacttggtggaatggtcatgtagaagctatgacactccctgtcgccaactctattccctgggcagaaatgaaagagatgttgacggctgagtactgcccccgaggcgaaatacaaaagatggagcaggaactatggaatctcacggtgcagaatgggaacatcgatgcttacatatcgagattcagcgaactatctctgttgtgcccgggtatgatcacatcagagggaaagaagattgaacgattcatttggggactgacatcccccattcaagggaatgtgatagctgcgaaccctgaaacttttgacagtgcgaagagattggcaaagaggctatatgatcataaccacaaaaagggcgagaaaccggtagagactgagaagaagaaggagagtgatggtaagaaaggatggaacaacaagaggaaggggcgtcagggtcccgagacctctaaaaagcagcaaacggtggcagttcacgctgtcactgcgccggtaccagtcacatcacatgctccagcctcagctgcttcaaatgcttcaagaccctactccggtactcttcctagttgcaataagtgcggcctccaccatcacggcgaatgcagAGAAtaccattgcaccagttgcaaccgaagaggacacactgcaaggttctgcaggacttatccttctcagaaccagagtcagggaaacaaccagaacaacaacaataaccaccgcaataccaacaacaccaatgccggcaacaacaatgcagggcctagccacacctgttttgggtgtggaaggacgggacatttccgttga